A genomic stretch from Chitinophaga lutea includes:
- a CDS encoding DUF3052 family protein codes for MPAGYSGTPLYRKLGVRPGSTLSARHAPAHYKSLLEGLPEDVKWVKGKADLVHFFVQQREVLEAALPSLMADIPKNGTIWISWPKKSSGVATDVTEDVIRAAALALGLVDVKVCAVDEVWSGLKLVYRLANR; via the coding sequence ATGCCGGCAGGTTATTCAGGCACGCCGTTGTACCGGAAATTAGGGGTCAGGCCCGGTTCCACACTGAGCGCCAGGCATGCGCCCGCGCACTATAAATCATTGCTGGAAGGTTTGCCGGAAGATGTGAAATGGGTGAAAGGGAAGGCGGACCTCGTGCATTTTTTCGTGCAGCAAAGGGAGGTGCTCGAAGCGGCATTACCGTCGCTGATGGCCGACATCCCGAAAAACGGCACGATATGGATATCCTGGCCCAAAAAATCGTCGGGAGTGGCAACGGATGTTACGGAAGACGTTATCCGGGCAGCCGCCCTGGCTTTGGGGCTGGTAGATGTGAAAGTTTGCGCGGTAGATGAGGTGTGGTCCGGTCTCAAGCTCGTTTACCGGCTCGCAAATCGTTGA
- a CDS encoding outer membrane beta-barrel protein — protein sequence MAIISVARAQQRDNRITGVLTDRVNREPLPNAAVALLAAKDSALVTSVVADAKGAFTIKGMQPGKYVLMVTYMGYNPLARNVQIHDTTGLVSLGTLALLRKGLNLQEVEVVEQKPPITIKEDTVEFNAGSFKVRENAVVEDLLKKLPGIQVEKDGTIKANGETVKRVLVDGKPFFGDDPKMSTRNLPADVIDKIQLIDRKSDQAQFTGIADGETEKALNLTIKPDRKKGMFGRATAGYGSDQRFSANANLNRFRNTQQLAVVGMGNNVNNTAMGGGGGGRGMMMNSAGAEGVARNWMGGINYSDNLAKGLRLSSSYFMNDTRRENEKRVEGETRLTPDSSRFNNNLNGSLNNSANHRVNARIEYEIDSFHSLIVTPNLTWTTGNTYSENQTTTLLNSDTLNTGRSLTRSTMQTPNLNGSALFRKKFRKKGRTFSTNLTFGAGSTESESLNQSRTAYYEQNATRKIDTIDQKVMQRNASNNIGVRMSYTEPIFTDRFLELNYGYAYNFNSSNRRTYNRSKPGEGYDVLDDSLSNSFDNMYSNHQAGLSVMTQKLRYNYTLGMNVQFNNLNSENLSKHTEIRQSTVNVSPLAHFNYNFSSKKRLRASYRGQTKQPTLEQLQPVPDNSNPLFVKEGNPDLKPSFSNNLNISYNAYNQEQLRSFFAALNGLYVLNQIVNSNTLTADGRQVTKPLNVNGNYNLSAFMVNGFFFNKKQRTSVNSNTMVSYNRDISFLNSRENFTNTLNITQGATFNYMHEELFDVAAGGSVNYNRARFSVDKRNNTDYFNFGLNLDFNVNLPLGFMIGGDVDYIANTGRSAGYNQQYTMVNGFVSKTLFAKKQGQLRFQVYDLLKQNVSVNRTVSGNYIEDSQSQVLRQYFMLSFTWFINSFGGKASGMRMGMPPPPPAM from the coding sequence ATGGCCATTATTTCGGTTGCCCGGGCACAGCAGCGCGACAACCGCATCACCGGTGTGCTGACAGACCGCGTCAACCGCGAGCCTCTCCCGAATGCGGCGGTGGCGCTGCTGGCCGCAAAAGACTCCGCGCTGGTTACTTCTGTGGTGGCCGATGCCAAAGGCGCTTTTACGATCAAGGGCATGCAGCCCGGCAAATATGTGCTGATGGTGACTTACATGGGGTACAACCCGCTGGCCCGCAATGTGCAGATACACGATACAACGGGCCTGGTGTCGCTGGGAACGCTGGCGCTGCTGCGGAAAGGGCTGAATTTGCAGGAAGTGGAAGTGGTGGAACAAAAACCTCCCATCACCATTAAAGAGGATACGGTGGAATTCAACGCCGGTTCCTTCAAGGTCAGGGAAAACGCCGTGGTGGAAGACCTGCTGAAAAAGCTGCCCGGCATCCAGGTGGAGAAAGACGGCACCATCAAGGCTAATGGCGAAACGGTGAAACGGGTGCTGGTGGACGGGAAACCGTTCTTCGGCGACGACCCCAAAATGTCGACGCGCAACCTGCCGGCCGACGTGATCGATAAAATACAGCTGATCGACCGGAAAAGCGACCAGGCCCAGTTCACGGGCATTGCCGACGGCGAAACGGAAAAGGCGCTCAACCTGACGATCAAACCGGACCGTAAGAAAGGCATGTTTGGCCGGGCTACGGCGGGGTATGGTTCCGACCAGCGGTTTTCGGCGAACGCCAACCTGAACCGCTTCCGGAACACGCAGCAGCTGGCAGTGGTGGGCATGGGCAATAACGTGAACAACACCGCCATGGGTGGCGGTGGCGGCGGGCGCGGGATGATGATGAACAGCGCCGGCGCGGAAGGGGTGGCCCGCAACTGGATGGGCGGCATCAACTACAGCGATAACCTCGCCAAAGGGCTGCGCCTCAGCAGCAGTTATTTTATGAACGATACGCGGCGGGAAAATGAAAAAAGGGTGGAGGGCGAAACGAGGCTTACCCCCGATTCCTCACGGTTCAACAACAACCTCAACGGCAGCCTCAACAACTCCGCCAATCACCGGGTGAATGCACGCATCGAATATGAGATCGATTCTTTCCATTCGCTGATCGTAACGCCGAACCTCACCTGGACCACCGGCAATACCTACTCCGAAAATCAAACGACCACCCTGCTCAACAGCGATACGCTCAACACCGGCCGCAGCCTCACCCGGTCTACGATGCAAACGCCGAACCTGAACGGCTCCGCCCTCTTCCGCAAAAAGTTCCGGAAAAAAGGCCGCACGTTCAGTACGAACCTCACCTTCGGCGCCGGCAGCACCGAATCCGAGTCGCTTAACCAGTCGCGCACGGCGTACTATGAACAGAACGCCACACGCAAGATCGATACGATCGACCAGAAAGTAATGCAGCGCAACGCATCGAACAACATCGGCGTGCGGATGAGTTACACCGAGCCGATTTTTACCGATCGCTTCCTGGAGCTGAATTACGGGTACGCCTACAATTTCAATTCGTCCAACCGGCGTACCTACAACCGCAGCAAACCCGGCGAGGGGTACGATGTGCTCGACGACAGCCTGTCCAATTCATTCGATAACATGTATAGCAACCACCAGGCGGGGCTGAGCGTGATGACGCAGAAGCTGCGGTATAATTACACGCTGGGCATGAATGTGCAGTTCAACAACCTCAACAGCGAAAACCTCAGCAAACACACGGAGATCCGCCAGAGCACGGTCAATGTTTCGCCGCTGGCGCATTTCAACTACAACTTTTCATCGAAGAAACGCCTCCGCGCTTCGTATCGCGGGCAAACGAAACAGCCTACGCTGGAGCAGCTGCAGCCGGTGCCGGATAACTCCAATCCCCTGTTTGTCAAAGAGGGCAACCCGGACCTGAAACCATCGTTCTCCAACAACCTGAACATCAGCTACAATGCTTATAACCAGGAGCAACTGCGCAGCTTTTTTGCAGCCCTGAACGGTTTGTACGTGCTGAACCAGATCGTCAATTCCAATACGCTGACGGCGGATGGCCGCCAGGTGACGAAACCGCTCAACGTGAACGGCAACTACAATCTCAGCGCTTTTATGGTCAACGGGTTTTTCTTCAACAAAAAGCAGCGCACGTCCGTCAACTCCAATACCATGGTGAGCTACAACCGGGACATCAGTTTCCTGAACAGCCGGGAGAACTTCACCAACACGCTGAACATCACCCAGGGCGCCACTTTCAACTACATGCACGAAGAGCTGTTCGACGTGGCGGCTGGCGGCAGCGTGAATTACAACCGCGCGCGTTTCAGCGTGGATAAACGGAATAATACGGATTACTTCAACTTCGGCCTCAACCTCGACTTTAACGTGAACCTGCCGTTGGGCTTCATGATCGGCGGCGATGTGGATTACATTGCCAATACCGGGCGCAGCGCCGGTTACAACCAGCAATACACGATGGTGAACGGGTTTGTTTCAAAAACGCTGTTCGCCAAAAAACAGGGCCAGCTGCGATTCCAGGTGTACGACCTGCTGAAGCAGAACGTCAGCGTGAACCGTACGGTGAGCGGCAACTATATCGAAGATTCGCAGAGCCAGGTGCTACGCCAGTACTTTATGCTGAGTTTTACCTGGTTTATCAACAGTTTCGGCGGGAAAGCATCCGGCATGAGGATGGGAATGCCCCCGCCGCCTCCGGCGATGTAG
- a CDS encoding GLPGLI family protein: MKILLYALLAGALPAAAQQTSGVIEYEMTARVEAGSFRIVAYGPGGSPAPADAPMPDLPDIITTKQTLTFSGGRARIETEGMSNRIMMSAGPGPGGGAVQSAVAVGGAPSVTVSGAGPGMRSAALRPPVSNTTYIDLANRKYISVTEEKADSVVTGAWYTEEDYKQPAAFKTSGKTKNIAGYNCKRATVKVGEENFVVWYTEDIPVLFSPVNGVLPEKGVVLAIESSKRSFIAKKVTLKPVSEAEVSPPANAQKVTPEELKEKRRQIIEKFHNDQLEKLR; encoded by the coding sequence ATGAAAATACTGTTGTATGCCCTGCTTGCGGGCGCATTGCCGGCCGCGGCGCAGCAAACGTCCGGCGTGATCGAATACGAAATGACGGCCCGCGTGGAGGCCGGTTCGTTCAGGATTGTAGCCTACGGGCCCGGTGGCAGCCCCGCCCCAGCCGATGCGCCGATGCCCGACCTGCCGGACATCATCACCACGAAACAGACACTGACTTTTTCAGGCGGCCGGGCCCGGATTGAAACCGAGGGCATGTCTAACCGCATCATGATGTCGGCCGGCCCCGGCCCCGGTGGCGGCGCGGTTCAATCCGCAGTGGCCGTTGGTGGCGCTCCTTCGGTAACGGTCAGCGGAGCGGGGCCCGGCATGCGATCTGCCGCACTGCGCCCCCCTGTCAGTAACACCACGTATATTGATCTGGCAAACAGGAAGTATATATCCGTTACGGAAGAGAAAGCCGACAGCGTGGTGACGGGCGCCTGGTACACGGAAGAAGACTACAAACAGCCCGCCGCATTCAAAACCTCCGGGAAAACCAAAAACATTGCCGGGTACAACTGCAAACGGGCAACGGTGAAGGTGGGGGAAGAAAACTTCGTGGTATGGTATACGGAAGACATTCCCGTGCTGTTTTCCCCCGTGAACGGCGTATTGCCCGAAAAGGGCGTGGTGTTAGCCATTGAAAGCAGCAAACGTTCCTTCATAGCCAAAAAAGTGACCCTGAAGCCCGTATCCGAAGCAGAGGTAAGCCCTCCGGCCAATGCGCAGAAAGTAACGCCCGAAGAGCTGAAAGAGAAACGGCGCCAGATCATCGAAAAATTCCACAACGATCAGTTAGAGAAACTCCGGTAG
- a CDS encoding sensor histidine kinase, translating into MCSCILGVFIFQGYWIYNAYHVRLQDFNRDINDALRTAVQNKQFGDVHRLFARAIPAERGAVIGRPRMINLQTDTRWSDSGMVAQGVTVTRVIQADKGRLHLRLFTGDSIKRVYSDSLSKDISDMLMANKYYNSRMSVKSLDSVYGRELASRGITTAYELDSINMTPEVLDAINTGKPDPLQSFVIPFNPFSEYAVRARFSSPLRHILQQMLGTLLGSAALLLLTVGCFIYMLRTILQQKKLSEVKNDFINNMTHELKTPIATVSAAVEAMQNFNALNDTKKTQSYLAISRQELQRLSDLVEKVLHIAAEEKENFELNYETTDINDLVSSIVANHRLKAAKNVDFSYTVLSDPLVVADRTHLANAINNLVDNAIKYSGDPAVVHIQIAKEAQHLKVTVKDNGIGIPYSYQESIFEKFFRVPNGNLHNVKGFGLGLSYVKKIAEMHGGAVRVKSLPEKGSEFTLEIPLG; encoded by the coding sequence ATGTGCTCCTGCATCCTGGGTGTTTTCATCTTTCAGGGATACTGGATTTATAACGCCTATCATGTAAGGCTGCAGGACTTTAACCGCGACATCAACGATGCGCTCCGCACGGCCGTGCAGAACAAACAGTTCGGCGATGTGCACCGCCTCTTTGCCCGGGCGATACCGGCGGAAAGGGGTGCCGTTATCGGCAGGCCGCGCATGATCAACCTGCAGACCGACACCCGTTGGAGCGACTCCGGTATGGTGGCGCAGGGCGTCACCGTTACCCGGGTAATCCAGGCCGACAAAGGCCGGCTACACCTGCGCCTGTTTACGGGCGACTCCATCAAAAGGGTTTACTCGGATTCTCTTTCGAAGGATATTTCCGACATGCTGATGGCGAACAAATACTACAACAGCCGCATGTCTGTCAAAAGCCTCGATTCCGTGTACGGCCGGGAACTGGCGTCGCGCGGCATTACCACGGCGTATGAGCTGGATTCCATCAACATGACCCCCGAAGTGCTGGACGCCATCAATACCGGCAAGCCGGACCCACTGCAGTCTTTCGTCATTCCCTTCAACCCTTTCAGCGAATACGCCGTGCGGGCGCGCTTCAGCAGCCCTCTGCGCCACATCCTTCAACAGATGCTGGGAACGCTGTTGGGTTCCGCCGCGCTGCTGCTGCTGACGGTAGGCTGCTTCATCTACATGCTGCGCACCATCCTGCAACAGAAAAAACTCTCGGAAGTCAAGAACGACTTTATCAACAACATGACGCATGAGCTGAAAACGCCCATCGCCACGGTGTCTGCCGCGGTGGAAGCCATGCAGAACTTCAACGCCCTCAACGACACGAAAAAGACACAATCCTATCTCGCCATTTCGCGGCAGGAACTGCAGCGCCTCAGCGACCTCGTGGAAAAAGTATTGCACATCGCCGCGGAAGAAAAAGAGAATTTCGAGTTGAATTATGAAACCACAGACATCAACGACCTGGTGAGCAGCATCGTGGCCAATCACCGGCTGAAAGCCGCCAAGAACGTCGATTTCAGCTACACCGTACTGTCAGACCCCTTAGTGGTGGCAGACCGTACGCACCTGGCCAATGCCATCAACAACCTCGTTGACAATGCCATTAAATATTCCGGCGACCCCGCCGTTGTGCACATACAAATCGCCAAAGAAGCACAGCACCTGAAAGTGACCGTGAAAGACAACGGTATTGGCATTCCGTACAGTTACCAGGAAAGCATCTTCGAAAAATTCTTCCGCGTTCCCAACGGCAACCTGCACAACGTAAAGGGTTTCGGGCTGGGGCTTAGCTATGTGAAAAAGATCGCGGAGATGCATGGCGGCGCTGTGCGCGTTAAAAGTTTGCCGGAAAAGGGGAGCGAGTTCACGCTGGAAATTCCATTGGGGTGA
- a CDS encoding response regulator transcription factor — translation MDATVLLVEDEKQLAQIVKDSLEMRGFRMFCAHNGQEGLRLYRQHKPDILVLDIMMPDMDGFSMAAEVRKTDKSIPIIFLTAKSQTADVVKGFELGGNDYLKKPFSMDELIVRIKSLIGRFQPAPQPGDDEILIGQYAFNYTKQTLTRNNHKEFLSHREAEVLWRLCRYRNQVMERKSILLDLWGDDNFFNARSMDVFITRLRRYLKDDPRIQIVNIRGVGYKLIS, via the coding sequence ATGGACGCTACCGTACTGCTGGTAGAAGATGAAAAACAACTGGCGCAGATCGTAAAAGACAGTCTCGAAATGAGGGGATTCCGCATGTTCTGCGCCCACAACGGGCAGGAAGGCCTGCGACTGTACCGGCAGCATAAACCGGACATTCTCGTGCTCGACATCATGATGCCGGACATGGACGGTTTCTCCATGGCGGCAGAAGTCCGGAAAACAGATAAGTCCATTCCCATTATTTTCCTCACCGCCAAATCACAGACTGCTGACGTGGTCAAAGGTTTCGAACTGGGCGGCAACGATTACCTGAAAAAACCCTTCAGCATGGACGAGCTGATCGTGCGCATCAAATCACTGATAGGCCGCTTCCAGCCGGCACCGCAGCCCGGCGACGATGAAATCCTCATCGGGCAGTACGCGTTCAACTACACGAAACAAACCCTTACCCGCAATAACCACAAGGAATTTTTGTCGCACCGCGAAGCCGAAGTGCTCTGGCGGCTTTGCCGGTACCGCAACCAGGTCATGGAACGGAAATCCATCCTGCTGGACCTCTGGGGCGACGATAACTTCTTTAACGCCCGCAGCATGGACGTATTCATCACCCGCCTTCGCAGGTACCTGAAAGACGACCCACGGATACAGATTGTGAACATCCGGGGTGTGGGGTATAAGCTGATTTCCTGA
- a CDS encoding DEAD/DEAH box helicase → MSLPHLLKYVYNNGTDEVIRRGKRIFATGGVELLEGDPVLRSATFRVKSDTHANYYKVSINKYHEPSTMSVRCQCPYNLGDICRHEAAALFQLQEMLDRNHFESFETQYDQQHTLIKMKSIDLKTIKLLTSSAMMADAERILRKSQAVIKSAKDEKVEAELKVDNKKYPLILQRNEERNFDTHCTCDEHEHPLCVHKTALFLQLLNAHGPFYFDTLRNWDKEKNKLLSSYGYSLSDDLEGKFTFSYMNGKPFLRVLDPTIKKVEAPVAVKPEPEEEQTITTTRRLGVVLNANDKLFPYFQVELISGDANEDESEFVSLVNRIDLGKYVDFYLFREKDRDLITPVRKLQQGEVSKFLNKNSPFAGIWENIMHENEDGLPMETMELIVEYLHPKINKLFPQLAEHPLVFLLREGQPFKTKNLQPLQIEDMPLEPYFKASQVDGNVEITAWVDIDGQAVNVSENQWASPLLFLHNGIMYQFKNPQDSISIMRYQQMNALRVPSGEWQDFLKEVMLPLGKNYPVQFDAALLAEVDDIVPETRVYLKELGETFVIQPGFAYHGHEVEWNEETRITVQEGNKVLVIHRNKEAENAFVAKLRTLHTNFTHLNNYNYFFLRSKEALKNNWFFLFFDALKEMNVRVFGFEQLRNFRFNPQKPVTNLQISSGIDWFDAQVEVLYGDQKVGIRDIKRALANKQNYVQLADGTLGLLPEEWLKKYSLLFKIGEEKDKGAGLKLSKYNFSVIDELYEFIDDEAILVELDEKRRKLLQFDEIRSVSLPTNLQANLRPYQESGFQWLNYLDEVKWGGILADDMGLGKTVQALTFIQHYKNENGKCLVLVVCPTTLIYNWENEIRKFTPEITYHIHHGPARLRNPEELQAFDILITTYGTLRSDVQLLMKMEFDYVILDESQAIKNPQSKVTKAAQLLNTRNRIALSGTPMQNNTFDIYAQMNFLNPGMLGSVDFFRNEFATPIDKFQDEERKEHLKKLIYPFILRRTKEQVAKDLPEKIETVIFCEMDPEQRHIYDAYRNTYRSKILGVIEDQGMERSQLTILQGLMKLRQICDSPAILNETEKYPNHSVKLHELTREIAENIGHHKVLVFSQFLGMLGLIRDRLAHMKIPYEYFDGSTSTMDREKAIQNFQNNDDCRVFLISLKAGGVGLNLTAADYVYIVDPWWNPAVEQQAIDRTHRIGQTKNIFAYRMICKDTVEEKILELQERKKSLVKEIIADDSGFIKKLTKEDVLYLFS, encoded by the coding sequence CCGGAACCACTTCGAATCATTTGAAACACAATATGATCAGCAGCATACGCTGATCAAAATGAAGTCGATCGACTTAAAAACCATCAAACTCCTTACTTCCAGCGCCATGATGGCGGATGCCGAGCGCATCCTCCGCAAGTCGCAGGCGGTCATCAAATCCGCGAAAGACGAAAAAGTGGAAGCGGAGCTGAAGGTCGACAATAAAAAATACCCGCTCATCCTGCAAAGGAACGAAGAGCGCAACTTCGATACGCACTGTACCTGCGACGAGCATGAGCACCCGCTCTGCGTGCACAAAACGGCCCTGTTCCTGCAACTGCTGAACGCCCACGGCCCTTTTTACTTCGATACGCTGCGCAACTGGGATAAAGAAAAGAACAAACTACTGTCGTCTTACGGGTATTCGCTGAGTGATGACCTGGAAGGCAAATTCACGTTTTCTTATATGAACGGGAAGCCGTTCCTGCGGGTGCTCGACCCTACTATCAAAAAAGTGGAAGCGCCCGTGGCCGTCAAACCGGAGCCGGAAGAGGAACAAACCATCACGACTACACGCCGGCTGGGCGTGGTGCTGAACGCGAACGACAAACTGTTCCCCTATTTCCAGGTGGAACTGATCAGCGGCGATGCGAACGAAGACGAGTCTGAATTCGTGTCGCTTGTAAACCGGATAGATTTGGGCAAGTACGTGGACTTTTACCTGTTCAGGGAAAAAGACCGCGACCTGATCACCCCTGTCCGGAAACTGCAGCAGGGCGAAGTGAGCAAGTTCCTCAACAAAAATTCCCCCTTTGCCGGCATCTGGGAAAACATCATGCACGAAAACGAAGATGGGCTGCCCATGGAAACCATGGAGCTCATCGTTGAATACCTGCATCCCAAAATAAACAAACTGTTCCCGCAGCTGGCCGAGCACCCCCTGGTGTTTTTGCTGCGCGAAGGGCAGCCGTTCAAAACAAAAAACCTGCAGCCGCTGCAGATAGAAGATATGCCGCTGGAGCCTTATTTCAAGGCCAGCCAGGTAGACGGGAACGTGGAGATCACCGCCTGGGTAGACATCGACGGGCAGGCTGTGAATGTGTCAGAGAACCAGTGGGCCAGCCCCCTGTTGTTCCTCCACAACGGCATTATGTACCAGTTCAAAAACCCGCAGGACAGTATCAGCATCATGCGTTATCAGCAGATGAACGCGCTGCGTGTGCCCTCGGGCGAATGGCAGGATTTTCTCAAGGAAGTGATGTTGCCCCTCGGTAAAAATTACCCCGTGCAGTTCGACGCCGCCCTGCTGGCGGAGGTCGACGACATCGTGCCCGAAACGCGGGTGTATCTCAAAGAACTGGGCGAAACTTTCGTGATCCAGCCCGGCTTCGCCTATCACGGGCACGAGGTGGAATGGAACGAAGAAACGCGCATCACCGTGCAGGAAGGCAATAAGGTGTTGGTCATTCACCGGAACAAGGAAGCCGAGAACGCATTTGTGGCCAAATTGCGCACCCTGCATACCAATTTTACACATCTCAACAACTATAACTATTTTTTCCTGCGGTCGAAAGAAGCGCTCAAGAACAACTGGTTCTTCCTCTTTTTCGACGCGCTGAAAGAAATGAACGTGCGTGTTTTCGGGTTCGAGCAGCTCCGGAATTTCCGGTTCAATCCGCAGAAACCCGTTACCAACCTGCAGATCAGTTCCGGCATCGACTGGTTCGATGCGCAGGTGGAAGTGCTGTATGGTGATCAGAAGGTGGGCATCCGCGATATCAAACGCGCGCTTGCCAACAAACAGAACTACGTGCAGCTGGCCGATGGTACGCTGGGCCTGCTGCCGGAAGAATGGCTGAAAAAATATTCCCTGCTCTTTAAAATCGGGGAAGAAAAAGATAAAGGCGCTGGCCTCAAACTGAGCAAGTACAACTTCTCGGTGATTGATGAGCTCTACGAGTTTATCGACGACGAAGCGATCCTGGTGGAGCTGGATGAAAAACGCCGCAAGCTGCTCCAGTTCGACGAAATCAGGAGCGTCAGCCTGCCCACGAACCTGCAAGCCAACCTGCGGCCTTACCAGGAAAGCGGTTTTCAGTGGCTGAATTACCTCGATGAGGTGAAATGGGGCGGCATTTTGGCCGACGATATGGGTCTTGGTAAAACCGTACAGGCCCTTACCTTCATCCAGCACTACAAAAACGAAAACGGGAAATGCCTCGTGCTGGTGGTTTGTCCCACCACACTGATCTATAACTGGGAAAACGAGATCCGGAAATTCACGCCCGAAATCACTTATCACATCCATCACGGCCCGGCGCGCCTGCGTAACCCGGAAGAGTTGCAGGCCTTCGACATCCTGATCACCACTTACGGTACGCTGCGCAGCGATGTGCAGTTGCTGATGAAAATGGAGTTCGATTATGTGATACTCGATGAATCCCAGGCGATCAAAAACCCGCAGTCGAAAGTGACAAAAGCGGCGCAACTGCTCAACACCCGCAACCGTATTGCGCTGAGCGGTACGCCCATGCAGAACAACACCTTCGATATTTATGCGCAGATGAACTTCCTCAACCCCGGCATGCTGGGCAGTGTGGACTTTTTCAGGAATGAATTCGCCACGCCGATCGACAAATTTCAGGACGAGGAACGCAAAGAGCACCTGAAAAAACTGATCTACCCCTTTATACTCCGCCGCACCAAAGAGCAGGTGGCAAAGGATCTGCCGGAGAAAATCGAAACGGTGATTTTCTGCGAAATGGATCCGGAACAGCGCCATATTTACGATGCGTACCGCAATACGTACCGCTCCAAAATTCTCGGCGTGATCGAAGACCAGGGAATGGAACGCAGCCAGCTCACCATTCTGCAGGGCCTCATGAAACTGCGGCAGATCTGCGACTCGCCGGCCATTCTCAACGAAACGGAAAAGTACCCCAACCATTCCGTGAAGCTGCATGAGCTTACCCGCGAAATCGCCGAGAACATCGGGCATCACAAGGTGCTGGTGTTCAGCCAGTTCCTGGGCATGCTGGGCCTCATCCGCGACCGGCTGGCCCATATGAAAATCCCGTACGAATACTTCGACGGCAGCACGTCTACGATGGACCGCGAAAAAGCTATCCAGAACTTCCAGAACAACGACGATTGCAGGGTTTTCCTGATTTCGCTGAAAGCGGGCGGCGTGGGTCTCAACCTCACGGCGGCCGACTATGTGTACATCGTTGACCCCTGGTGGAACCCGGCAGTGGAGCAACAGGCGATCGACCGTACGCACCGTATCGGCCAGACGAAAAATATCTTCGCTTACAGGATGATTTGTAAAGACACGGTGGAAGAGAAAATCCTGGAACTGCAGGAAAGGAAAAAATCACTGGTCAAGGAGATCATTGCGGACGACAGCGGCTTCATCAAGAAACTCACCAAAGAAGACGTGCTGTATCTATTCAGCTAA